In Meiothermus ruber DSM 1279, the following proteins share a genomic window:
- the secD gene encoding protein translocase subunit SecD: MTNRTWKAVLLIGLLLAAIVGLFRPWEARNPQKPLLPADGLIRLGLDLQGGLRITLKVAEPNPDPSVAKTELDVARTVIENRVNAIGVAEPLVQVQGNDRIIVELPGLKQDQQERALGLIGQTAKLEFRIVNQGATGTTVAQINEQLRSSGLSGAALAARRAELEKNLYKLEDLGPPLLTGSDLRTANASFDQFGRPQVDMEFTPEGAKKFEEVTRANVGRQLAVVLDGKVYTAPSIRQAIAGGRAVIEGLSGVQEASDIALVLRSGSLPVKLEVAETRAIGPTLGQDAINAGIQAGIIGTVLLFILIFAYYGFWMGLVAALGLIYTAILLLASISLLGATLTLPGIAGLILTLGAAVDGNVLSFERIKEELKMGKKFRQAIPGGFSHSIITILDVNMCHLLAAAALYQYSTGPVRGFAVMLALGVVTSVFSNLVFSRWLLELIGDRCEVRPPYWLWGTKIDFLGISRYVTAASLTLAVIAAGIVFVKGFNFGIDFTGGTAFTIRVPEGTRAEQIRSFLDNAGIAELRGAESVITSLSSVNGNEFSVRVRQISEEQRIELEKKFQESLQATILQSETVGPAIGSELRRNTIFAVLVGLALILIYVAFRFDWVFGVASVIAVGHDVAIVAGMYSLLGLEFSIPTVAVLLTIVGFSINDSVIISDRIRENLKIMRGRSYYEIVNASINQTLSRTLMTSLSTMLPILALLFLGGPVLRDFSLAIFVGFVVGTYSSIYVVSALVVWYKTLEQRRKATAKARSA; encoded by the coding sequence ATGACCAACCGCACGTGGAAAGCTGTTCTTCTCATCGGGCTACTCCTAGCCGCTATTGTGGGGCTGTTCCGCCCCTGGGAAGCCCGCAACCCACAAAAACCCTTGCTGCCCGCCGATGGCCTGATCCGGCTGGGCCTCGACCTACAAGGGGGCTTGCGCATCACCCTCAAGGTGGCCGAGCCCAACCCCGACCCCTCTGTGGCTAAAACCGAGCTGGATGTGGCCCGCACCGTTATCGAGAACCGGGTCAACGCCATCGGGGTGGCTGAGCCCCTGGTGCAGGTACAGGGCAACGATCGCATCATCGTGGAATTGCCGGGCCTGAAGCAGGATCAGCAGGAACGCGCCCTGGGCCTGATCGGCCAGACCGCTAAGCTGGAGTTCCGCATCGTCAATCAGGGGGCCACCGGTACCACCGTGGCACAGATCAACGAGCAGCTACGCAGCTCTGGCCTCAGCGGGGCCGCCCTGGCCGCCCGCCGGGCCGAACTTGAGAAAAACCTATACAAGCTCGAGGACCTGGGCCCTCCCCTGCTCACCGGTAGCGACCTGCGTACCGCCAATGCCTCTTTCGACCAGTTTGGACGTCCTCAGGTGGATATGGAGTTCACCCCCGAGGGGGCCAAAAAGTTCGAGGAGGTCACCCGGGCCAACGTGGGCCGCCAGCTCGCCGTGGTGCTCGACGGTAAGGTCTACACCGCACCCAGCATCCGCCAGGCCATTGCCGGCGGGCGGGCTGTAATCGAAGGACTTTCCGGTGTGCAGGAAGCCTCTGACATCGCCCTGGTGCTGCGCTCGGGCTCGCTGCCGGTCAAGCTGGAGGTAGCCGAGACCCGCGCCATCGGCCCCACCCTCGGCCAGGATGCCATCAACGCGGGTATCCAGGCAGGCATTATCGGCACAGTCTTGTTGTTTATCCTGATTTTCGCCTACTACGGCTTCTGGATGGGCCTGGTGGCCGCCCTGGGCCTCATCTACACCGCCATTCTGCTGCTGGCCTCCATCTCGCTGCTGGGGGCCACCCTCACCCTGCCGGGCATCGCCGGCCTGATTCTCACCCTGGGCGCTGCGGTAGACGGCAACGTGCTCTCCTTCGAGCGCATCAAGGAAGAGCTCAAAATGGGCAAGAAGTTCCGTCAGGCCATACCGGGCGGCTTCTCCCATTCCATCATTACCATCCTCGACGTCAACATGTGCCACCTGCTGGCCGCGGCCGCCCTCTACCAGTACAGCACCGGGCCGGTGCGGGGTTTTGCAGTCATGCTGGCGCTGGGCGTGGTGACCTCGGTCTTCTCCAACCTGGTCTTCAGCCGCTGGCTTCTGGAGCTCATCGGCGACCGCTGCGAGGTCAGGCCCCCCTACTGGCTGTGGGGTACCAAAATCGACTTCCTGGGCATCTCGCGCTATGTTACCGCGGCCTCCCTCACACTAGCTGTCATCGCGGCCGGTATCGTGTTTGTCAAAGGCTTCAACTTCGGCATCGACTTCACCGGCGGTACGGCCTTTACCATCCGCGTACCCGAGGGAACCCGGGCCGAGCAAATCCGCAGTTTTCTCGATAATGCCGGGATCGCCGAGCTCCGCGGGGCCGAATCGGTGATCACCTCGCTTTCCAGCGTGAACGGCAACGAATTCTCGGTACGGGTGCGGCAAATCAGCGAGGAACAGCGCATCGAGCTGGAGAAAAAGTTCCAGGAAAGCCTGCAGGCCACCATCCTTCAGTCCGAAACGGTAGGCCCGGCCATTGGTTCGGAGCTGCGCCGGAATACCATTTTTGCGGTACTGGTGGGCCTGGCGCTGATTCTAATCTACGTGGCCTTCCGCTTTGACTGGGTGTTTGGCGTCGCCAGCGTGATTGCGGTGGGGCACGACGTGGCGATTGTGGCGGGCATGTACAGCTTGTTGGGGCTGGAGTTCTCCATCCCGACCGTAGCGGTTCTGCTCACCATCGTTGGTTTCTCGATTAACGACTCGGTGATTATCTCGGATCGCATCCGCGAAAACCTCAAAATCATGCGGGGCAGGAGTTACTACGAGATTGTGAACGCCTCCATCAACCAGACCCTCTCCCGCACCCTCATGACCTCCCTCTCCACCATGCTGCCCATCCTGGCCCTGCTCTTCTTGGGTGGGCCGGTGCTGCGCGACTTCTCGCTGGCTATCTTCGTGGGCTTTGTGGTGGGTACGTACTCCTCCATCTACGTGGTTTCGGCCCTGGTGGTCTGGTACAAGACCCTCGAGCAGCGTCGCAAAGCCACCGCGAAAGCCCGCTCAGCCTGA
- the guaA gene encoding glutamine-hydrolyzing GMP synthase, translated as MSVVILDYGSQYTRLIARRIRELRAYSVILPGTASLERIQAERPQALILSGGPASVFEPNSPRPAPGVLEQGWPVLGICYGMQYLAQYFGGRVERAGRREYGKANLVHHTGPLFAGLEGELQMWMSHSDAVTELPPGWQVIASTEENPVAAIAAPDGRTFGVQFHPEVVHSPKGMQVLENFLELAGVVRDWTAQHTLEHLIADIRAKVGDEKVLLAVSGGVDSSTLALLLARAIGDRMTAVFVDHGLLRLGERQEVEQALRPLGKALRVVEASGQFLSALRGVTDPEQKRKIVGREFIRVFEREARQLSAQGYRWLAQGTLYPDVIESAGSGEGSANIKSHHNVGGLPEDLQFELLEPFRYLFKDEVRELALLLGLPEPIRMRHPFPGPGLAIRILGEVTPQKLEILRRADDIFISSLRDWNLYDQVSQAAAILTPMQSVGVVGDERSYGYVLGLRAVSTVDFMTADWARLPLEFLDEVARKITRQVPEIGRVVYDITSKPPATIEWE; from the coding sequence ATGAGCGTCGTTATCCTCGATTATGGCTCTCAGTACACCCGTTTGATCGCCCGGCGCATCCGTGAGCTACGGGCTTATTCGGTTATTTTGCCGGGAACGGCTAGCCTGGAGCGCATTCAGGCCGAACGTCCGCAGGCCCTTATTCTTTCAGGGGGGCCAGCCTCGGTGTTCGAACCCAACAGTCCGCGCCCCGCGCCAGGGGTGCTCGAGCAGGGCTGGCCCGTCCTGGGCATCTGTTACGGAATGCAGTACCTGGCCCAGTACTTTGGAGGCAGGGTTGAGCGGGCTGGGCGGCGCGAGTACGGCAAGGCCAACCTGGTGCACCACACCGGCCCTTTATTTGCTGGCCTCGAGGGGGAGCTACAGATGTGGATGTCCCACTCCGATGCCGTTACCGAACTACCCCCAGGCTGGCAGGTGATTGCCAGCACCGAAGAGAACCCGGTGGCCGCTATTGCCGCGCCCGATGGCCGAACTTTTGGGGTGCAGTTTCACCCCGAGGTGGTGCACAGCCCCAAAGGGATGCAGGTGCTGGAGAATTTCCTCGAGCTGGCGGGGGTGGTCCGCGACTGGACGGCCCAGCACACCCTGGAGCACCTGATCGCCGATATCCGGGCGAAGGTTGGGGACGAAAAAGTGCTGCTGGCTGTTTCAGGCGGGGTGGACTCATCGACCCTGGCCCTGCTTCTGGCTCGAGCCATTGGCGACCGGATGACCGCGGTGTTTGTAGACCATGGCCTGCTGCGCCTGGGTGAGCGCCAGGAGGTCGAGCAGGCCCTGCGCCCCCTGGGGAAAGCCCTGCGGGTTGTAGAGGCTTCCGGGCAGTTTCTCTCGGCCTTGCGAGGGGTGACCGATCCCGAACAGAAACGCAAGATTGTGGGGCGCGAGTTTATCCGGGTCTTTGAGCGGGAAGCCCGGCAATTGTCGGCCCAGGGCTATAGATGGCTGGCCCAGGGCACCCTGTACCCCGATGTAATCGAGTCAGCGGGTAGCGGCGAGGGCAGCGCCAACATCAAGAGCCACCACAACGTGGGGGGCCTGCCCGAGGATTTGCAGTTTGAGCTGCTCGAGCCTTTCCGCTATCTGTTCAAAGACGAGGTGCGGGAGCTGGCCTTGCTGCTGGGCTTGCCCGAGCCCATTCGGATGCGCCACCCTTTCCCCGGGCCAGGCCTGGCAATTCGCATACTGGGGGAGGTGACCCCACAAAAACTGGAGATTCTACGCCGGGCCGACGACATTTTTATCTCCAGCCTGCGCGACTGGAACCTGTACGACCAGGTCTCACAGGCGGCTGCCATCCTGACCCCTATGCAAAGCGTGGGGGTGGTGGGGGACGAACGGAGCTATGGCTATGTGCTGGGTTTGCGGGCGGTCTCCACCGTGGACTTTATGACCGCCGACTGGGCCCGGCTTCCCCTGGAATTCTTAGATGAGGTGGCCCGCAAAATCACCCGCCAGGTGCCGGAGATTGGGCGGGTGGTTTACGACATCACCAGCAAGCCACCGGCTACCATTGAGTGGGAATGA
- a CDS encoding uracil-DNA glycosylase: MNLELLAAQAKACTACGLARQRTHVVFGEGNPDAKLMIVGEGPGEDEDLQGRPFVGRSGQLLDKILEAAGIPRASVYIANIVKCRPPGNRAPEPLEAKTCTSLWLVKQIQLVKPQIIIPLGATALEFFAGEKLSITKARGKFFEWQGIRIFPMFHPAYLLRNPSREAGSPKHLTWQDIQLVKKTLDELGPKQGIEIKTVSQESLF, translated from the coding sequence ATGAACCTCGAACTGCTCGCTGCTCAAGCCAAAGCCTGTACAGCCTGTGGTCTGGCCCGGCAACGCACGCATGTGGTGTTTGGGGAGGGCAACCCCGACGCCAAGCTCATGATTGTGGGTGAGGGCCCCGGCGAGGACGAAGACTTGCAGGGGCGGCCTTTTGTGGGGCGCAGCGGACAACTGCTCGACAAAATCCTCGAGGCCGCCGGTATCCCTCGAGCCAGCGTCTACATCGCCAACATCGTCAAGTGCCGGCCACCCGGGAACCGCGCGCCCGAGCCCTTAGAGGCCAAAACCTGCACCTCGCTCTGGCTGGTCAAGCAAATCCAGCTCGTCAAACCCCAGATCATCATCCCGCTGGGCGCTACCGCGCTGGAGTTCTTCGCAGGGGAAAAACTCTCCATCACCAAAGCCCGTGGCAAGTTTTTTGAATGGCAGGGCATCCGGATTTTTCCCATGTTTCACCCGGCTTATCTACTGCGCAACCCATCCCGCGAAGCCGGCAGCCCCAAACACCTCACCTGGCAGGACATCCAGCTGGTCAAAAAAACCCTGGATGAGCTCGGGCCAAAACAAGGGATCGAGATCAAAACCGTGAGCCAGGAATCGCTTTTTTAA
- a CDS encoding EamA family transporter, with the protein MPFSRAGLLHLLVVYLVWSSTYLAFKIGLLNGFEPFWMGAARFIPAALLLLLYARWRGWQIHPSRQMLGKLALSGSLLWLGGTGLILVATQYVPSGYVALMIATTPIWAAALEGLLDRKPPSRLLVLGLLTGLLGILALNVPKLSTGTSTNLLAFLLLLISPLMWSSGTILTQRQIANLEPVVVSSYQQLFGGLGFLILSIALGEPWHTPTLLGWASNLYLIVFGSLIAYTSYILAVRLLPLSLVTTYAYVNPVIALLLGWLFLREPLGIWTWVGGALVLLGVGLVFRSRLQPAAQPTL; encoded by the coding sequence ATGCCTTTTTCACGAGCTGGCCTCCTTCACCTCCTGGTGGTCTATCTGGTTTGGAGCAGCACCTACCTGGCCTTCAAAATTGGTCTCCTGAACGGCTTCGAGCCCTTCTGGATGGGCGCCGCCCGGTTTATCCCGGCGGCTTTGCTACTGCTCCTGTATGCCCGCTGGCGCGGCTGGCAAATACACCCCAGCCGCCAAATGCTGGGCAAGCTGGCGCTTTCGGGCAGCCTGCTCTGGCTGGGCGGCACCGGCTTGATTCTCGTGGCAACGCAGTATGTGCCTTCGGGTTATGTGGCCCTGATGATCGCCACCACCCCCATCTGGGCCGCCGCGCTCGAGGGTTTGCTGGACCGCAAACCGCCCTCGAGGCTGCTGGTGTTGGGCCTGCTCACCGGTCTCCTGGGCATCCTGGCGCTCAACGTCCCCAAGCTAAGCACAGGCACTTCCACCAACCTGCTGGCCTTCTTGCTGCTCTTGATTTCTCCGCTAATGTGGTCCAGCGGAACCATCCTCACCCAGCGCCAGATTGCTAACCTGGAGCCGGTGGTGGTCTCGAGCTACCAGCAACTCTTTGGCGGACTGGGCTTCCTGATTCTTTCTATCGCCCTTGGCGAACCCTGGCACACCCCCACCCTTTTGGGCTGGGCCAGCAACCTGTATCTGATCGTCTTTGGCTCTCTGATTGCCTACACCTCGTACATCCTGGCGGTGCGCCTGCTGCCTCTAAGCCTGGTCACCACCTACGCCTATGTGAACCCCGTGATCGCCCTGCTTTTGGGCTGGCTTTTCCTGCGGGAGCCCCTGGGCATCTGGACCTGGGTTGGCGGCGCCCTGGTGCTGCTGGGGGTAGGGCTGGTCTTCCGCAGCCGCCTACAACCCGCTGCTCAACCCACCCTTTGA
- the purH gene encoding bifunctional phosphoribosylaminoimidazolecarboxamide formyltransferase/IMP cyclohydrolase has translation MRALLSVSNKAGLVEFAQGLLELGFELVSTGGTHKTLQAAGLEVVYVSEVTGFPEILDGRVKTLHPRIHAGLLATKRPAHEAQLQAQGIPRIDLLCVNLYPFRETLARGASFEECLENIDIGGPAMLRAAAKNHQAVLPVCDPADYPEVLQALRTGVSSEFRRRLAYKAFAHTAAYDAAIAEFLAYEKFPQTQLLSLERLPVELRYGENPHQEAALYALEGQRGPVLHARVLAGKPMGFNNYADADAAWALVSEFELPACVAVKHANPCGVALADDPKTAWERARDADTLSVFGGVVAFNRPVDLETAMATRGTFLEVLIAPEVSPEALEWFRSKKPDLRVLVAASQDADQREVRPLVGGFLVQDRDKRRWEELSLHYVTERIPTAQELLDLKFAWYVGKHTRSNNVVLAKDGVTVGLGTGAVSRIWAAERAIQNAGERARGAVLASEAFFPFDDVVRAAAAAGVTAIVQPGGAKRDEEVIAACNELGVAMIFTGSRHFKH, from the coding sequence ATGCGCGCGCTTTTGTCGGTGTCGAACAAGGCAGGTCTGGTGGAGTTTGCACAGGGTTTGCTGGAGCTGGGCTTTGAGCTGGTCTCTACCGGCGGAACCCACAAAACCCTACAGGCGGCGGGGCTGGAGGTGGTGTATGTCTCCGAGGTGACGGGCTTTCCCGAGATTCTGGACGGGCGGGTCAAGACCCTGCACCCCCGCATCCACGCCGGTTTGCTAGCGACCAAGCGCCCCGCGCACGAGGCCCAGTTGCAGGCCCAGGGCATTCCCCGGATTGACCTGCTCTGCGTCAACCTGTATCCGTTCCGGGAGACCCTGGCGCGTGGGGCTTCATTTGAGGAGTGCCTCGAGAACATCGACATCGGGGGGCCGGCCATGCTACGGGCCGCGGCCAAGAACCACCAGGCGGTGTTGCCGGTGTGTGACCCGGCCGACTACCCCGAGGTGCTGCAGGCCTTGCGCACCGGCGTCAGCAGTGAGTTTCGCCGCAGGCTGGCGTATAAAGCCTTTGCTCATACCGCTGCCTACGACGCGGCCATCGCCGAGTTCTTGGCTTACGAGAAGTTTCCCCAGACCCAGCTTCTGAGCCTCGAGCGCCTGCCGGTGGAGCTGCGCTATGGGGAGAACCCCCACCAGGAAGCGGCCTTGTATGCCCTCGAGGGCCAGCGGGGCCCGGTGCTCCACGCCCGGGTGCTGGCCGGCAAGCCCATGGGCTTCAACAACTATGCCGACGCCGATGCGGCCTGGGCCCTGGTGAGCGAGTTCGAGCTGCCGGCCTGTGTGGCCGTCAAACACGCCAACCCCTGTGGGGTGGCCCTGGCCGACGATCCCAAAACCGCCTGGGAGCGTGCCCGTGATGCCGATACCCTCTCGGTGTTTGGGGGGGTGGTGGCCTTCAACCGCCCGGTGGATCTCGAGACCGCCATGGCCACCCGTGGAACCTTCCTCGAGGTGCTGATTGCCCCCGAGGTAAGCCCGGAGGCCCTGGAGTGGTTCCGCAGCAAAAAGCCCGACCTGCGGGTGCTGGTCGCGGCCTCACAAGACGCCGACCAAAGGGAAGTCCGCCCGCTGGTGGGGGGTTTCCTGGTGCAGGATCGGGACAAGCGGCGCTGGGAGGAGCTCAGCCTGCACTATGTGACCGAGCGCATCCCCACGGCCCAGGAACTCTTAGATCTCAAGTTCGCCTGGTATGTGGGCAAGCACACCCGCTCCAACAATGTGGTGCTGGCCAAGGATGGGGTCACGGTGGGGCTGGGTACGGGGGCGGTGAGCCGTATCTGGGCCGCCGAGCGTGCCATCCAGAACGCAGGTGAGCGGGCCCGGGGGGCGGTGCTGGCCTCCGAGGCCTTCTTCCCCTTCGACGATGTGGTGCGGGCTGCTGCTGCCGCCGGGGTTACCGCCATCGTGCAGCCGGGGGGTGCTAAGCGCGATGAAGAGGTGATCGCCGCCTGCAATGAGCTGGGCGTCGCCATGATTTTTACCGGCTCGCGCCACTTTAAGCATTAG
- a CDS encoding GatB/YqeY domain-containing protein, with translation MSASIYEAIKKEIVEAMKRGDTATRDYARVVKAELDRKGDGRPLPDADAVKILKALRVTAEENQNPFEVAFLDKFLPKELSEAEIEAWIRANVDFASLKSPMAAIGIVTKALGPAAPGDRVKKVVEKLVSRS, from the coding sequence ATGAGCGCATCCATTTATGAAGCCATCAAGAAGGAGATTGTCGAGGCCATGAAGCGCGGCGACACCGCCACCCGCGACTACGCCCGGGTGGTCAAGGCCGAGCTCGACCGCAAGGGCGATGGCAGACCCCTGCCCGATGCCGACGCGGTTAAAATTCTCAAAGCCCTGCGGGTTACCGCCGAGGAAAACCAGAACCCTTTCGAGGTGGCCTTTCTGGACAAGTTCCTACCAAAGGAGCTGAGCGAGGCCGAGATCGAAGCCTGGATCAGGGCCAACGTAGACTTCGCCTCGCTCAAGTCGCCCATGGCCGCCATCGGAATCGTGACCAAAGCCCTGGGCCCCGCCGCCCCGGGGGATCGGGTGAAAAAAGTGGTGGAGAAACTGGTATCCCGGTCGTAG